In Flavobacterium gelatinilyticum, a genomic segment contains:
- a CDS encoding RHS repeat domain-containing protein: MISDANKNITAITYNHLNLPLKITFGTAGNIVYLYNAAGQKVQKTVSETGKTAITTDYLGGYQYENGVLKFFPTAEGYAEPSGSSYRYIYQYKDHLGNIRISYDKTLAIKEENNYYPFGLKQEGYNTVKTGVENKYKYNGKERQDELRLGMYDYGARNYDSALGRWMNVDPLAEVSRRWTPYNYAYNNPVINVDPDGMLSQSVIQDLWNKSDNNAETKWTFNNGTATASNGATANVSEDEDGASSSEWNPLTANIFNSYVQNKYGISDKQIGDFAGKLFENAFVKFGEKNFEEDANFEGATGRSTLSRPDAYSDGLHFNFSRLMLVRYNKSVWREVKARNKNISLDKQIKGFIDGIYEEFKHSATKTGAAYLCLVTTSNSNVSPEVYVYAQSKGVQIQHWVSQYRMNGGNMQVDFGYKTGPLNPAVYEFKKPVKL, translated from the coding sequence ATGATCTCTGATGCCAATAAAAACATAACGGCAATAACCTATAACCATTTAAATCTGCCGTTAAAAATTACCTTTGGCACTGCTGGGAATATTGTGTACCTTTACAATGCAGCGGGACAAAAGGTCCAGAAGACTGTAAGCGAAACAGGGAAAACAGCTATAACTACAGATTATCTGGGAGGTTATCAGTATGAAAATGGCGTATTAAAATTTTTCCCAACTGCAGAAGGTTATGCTGAACCATCTGGAAGTTCTTATAGATATATTTACCAATACAAAGATCATCTGGGCAACATTAGAATCAGTTATGATAAAACTCTTGCTATTAAAGAAGAAAATAATTATTATCCTTTTGGATTGAAGCAGGAAGGGTATAATACTGTAAAAACTGGCGTTGAGAATAAGTATAAGTACAATGGAAAAGAGCGCCAAGACGAGCTGAGGCTTGGGATGTACGACTATGGAGCGAGGAACTATGACTCTGCACTTGGTCGATGGATGAATGTTGACCCTTTGGCAGAAGTATCGAGACGCTGGACGCCTTATAATTATGCTTATAATAATCCTGTAATTAATGTTGACCCAGATGGAATGCTATCGCAATCTGTGATTCAAGATTTATGGAATAAGTCTGATAATAATGCGGAAACGAAATGGACTTTTAATAATGGTACTGCAACAGCGAGTAACGGAGCAACAGCGAATGTTTCAGAAGATGAAGACGGAGCGAGTAGTTCAGAATGGAATCCATTAACGGCCAACATTTTTAATAGTTATGTTCAAAATAAATATGGTATATCTGATAAACAAATTGGAGACTTTGCTGGAAAATTATTTGAAAATGCATTTGTAAAATTTGGAGAAAAAAACTTTGAAGAAGATGCCAACTTTGAAGGTGCAACAGGTCGTTCAACTTTATCTCGACCAGATGCATATTCAGATGGCTTACATTTTAATTTTAGCAGACTAATGTTGGTTAGATATAATAAATCAGTTTGGAGGGAAGTAAAAGCTAGAAACAAAAATATTTCACTAGATAAGCAGATAAAAGGATTTATCGATGGAATATACGAGGAGTTTAAGCATTCAGCAACAAAAACGGGAGCGGCTTATTTATGTTTAGTAACAACGAGTAATAGTAATGTAAGTCCAGAAGTATATGTATATGCACAATCAAAAGGTGTTCAAATCCAACACTGGGTATCACAATATAGGATGAATGGTGGTAACATGCAGGTGGATTTTGGTTATAAGACAGGTCCTCTAAATCCTGCAGTATATGAATTTAAAAAACCCGTTAAGCTATGA